CTGCTTGTCGAAGATAACTTCCATCTCGGCTCGGCATTGAGCCAGGCGAAAATCCACTTCATTCCTTATTCACGAGAAAAGAACGTATACCGCTGGCACCAATACCAGCTCAACCTTCTCGGCGACCCGGAGATGTGTGTCTGGACCGACACCCCGGAATCACTCTCGGTCTCTTATCCGCAGTCAATACCCATTGGAAACAGTCGGATATTAATCAGTGTGCGTAACAAAAACAACGGAGCTCCTGTAAAGAACGCCCTGGTCTGTTTGATGAAAAACAATGAATCGTACGCATCAGGATATACAGATACAGACGGTACGATCTTCCTCGACGCCGGTGCCGCAACCTCAGGAAATTTCGACCTGACCGTCACCGCACACAACTATCTGCCTGTGGAAGAAACCATCCCGGTGATAAACGGCTCTTATGTGAACTACCTCGGCTGGTCACTGAACGACGCATCAGGGAATAACGACGGAATAGCAAACCCCGGTGAAGAGATCTATATCGATGTCGCGATAAAGAATACCGGCAACGCCGTCGCTAACAATGTTTCCCTTATACTCCACTCCCAGGACTCGATGATCGTGGTTCAGGACAGCACCCAGAGCGCAGGCTCGCTCAATCCCGGTGATTCCGTGTATATCAATAATGCATTCAGAGTCACCGTCGGTTGGGCGACGAACGGTTATGGAATCGATTTCAACCTGGAGATCACCGACGCTTCAAGAACCGTCAACTATCATCCGGTAATGTTGGTGGGTACACCGGTATTCGGTTTCGGTGAAATGAGCGTGGCTGAACCGCCGACAATGCCCGGAGATACGGAATCCGTATATCTGCAGATAGAAAATAGAGGATTCGGTTATGCCCATACACCTATCGTCACTCTCAACACAAGCGATCCCTATATTACACTCCTCTCGGACAGCCTCATGCCTGCCGACATCCCGCCGGAATCATCCCTTACCGTCGGTCCTTTCACAGTACATGTACTGTCAGGCTGTCCTCCAGGCCACCACCCTCTCCTCACCTTCACCATTGTCTCGGAAAGCTGCAGTTACACCGCGGACAAAACCCTCATCGTCGGCGAAACTGGTTTCTCTGATGATATGGAATCAGGCACCGGTCAATGGACCACGTCGGGAACCAATAACCTCTGGCATTTAACCACGTACCGTTCATTCTCACCCACCCATTCATGGTATTGCGGCGACAGCATCACTCATCACTATACCAATAATATGGACTGTTTCATCCAGACCACACCGTTTATGCTGGGTGAAAATTCAATCCTGAAATTCTACCGCTGGTTCAGTGTTCCCCTGTATGGAAGCGACGGTATCTATGTCATAATCATCGGAAATGGATTCAGAGACACCCTTGATTTCATCGGAACAGGCGGTGCTCTGTCAGGACGTGGTATCCAGAGTGAATGGTTTGAAGAGAAATACTCGCTTGCGGATTACCCGGCAGGCGACACTATTCAGGTCAGACTTTCATTCGTCAGTGACGGCGACGGAGATGTAGGCGAAGGTTTTTATATCGACAACTTCAATGTGGAAAACATCACAATGATTGAAGAACATACCGATACCGAACCCACCCCGCTTCTGTTTATGGTTCTTCCGAATCCCTTCACCAGAAAGATCGACATCCGATTCGGCAATACCCAGAACAATCCGATTACGACATTGAGGATCTACGACGTAAGCGGTAGATTGATAAAACAGTTCACGGTGGAATCCCTGAAAGACGTCCAGACGGTCACCTGGAATGGAACCGATAATACAGGTAAAAAGATGCCGGCCGGCATATACTTCATCCAGGTAATGTCTGAGAATACAACGATTACCAGAAAAGCGATAATGCTGAGGTGATAACACGGGAATAACATAACTAAGATATAATCATCGATTCGGGAAGTTCAATTCCCTGCTCTTAGACGATCAAAAGAAAGGAGAAGTCATGCATTATCGAACCGTTTTTTCAACCATTGTCTGTCTGTACTTTATACTCTTCACAACGCCGTTGATGTACGGCGAAGACAAGATAACCGACGACGATTACATCATATTTTCAGTGCAGAAGAACAGAGTGGTGGATCTCGAAGAGATAGTGACCACGATGAAAAATTATGACGTGCTTTTTTTCGGTGAGGAACATAATGACCCGGTTGCACATTATCTTGAAGAACTCCTTTTGAAAAAGCTCTATGCCAGATATCCAAACCTGATCGTCCTGTCACTGGAAATGTTTGAACGTGATGTCCAGCTCGTCCTCGATGAATACCTGAGCGGCATGATTACGGAAAAACATTTCAGAAAAGACGCCAGGGTATGGACGAATTACAAGGATTATCGCCCTTTGATCGAATTCGCCCGGATGAATGATATCCCGGTGATCGCCGCCAATGCACCCTACCGTTACTCCAATATCGCGAGCACCAAGGGGCAGCAAGCCCTTGAATCGTTGTCTGATGCGGCTAAATCATTCATCGCACCCCTGCCCTATGATACCGCAACCGGAGCATATTACCAGAAACTGCTCAGCGTCAAAAAGAATATGCCGTTCTCTCTTCCGAAAAAAACACCTGCGGATGCGGACACATTGAAGAAGATGAAAATGCCGGTGATCTCCATGCCGGAATTCAAAATAAACCAGGGACAATCACTATGGGATGCAACGATGGCACACTCGCTCGTCCGGTTCTCAAACAAAAATACGAATAAAAAAATAATGCATATCAACGGAAGATTCCACAGCGACGAGTACTTTGGTGTTGTTCAACAATTGAAGAAGTATGCGCCCGATATAAGACCCCTGGTCGTCTCGACTTTTTCTGACAGCGCTTTTCCTGAAGTCGACTTCAACAGTTATAAGAATATCGCTGATTTCATAATTATAACCGACCCGTCTGTTGAGAGAACATTTGAATAATTCGAAAGGAAAAAATTTTTAATGCGGTAAATACAAAGAGACACCGATGCCTGCGCACCGGCGCCCAAAGCAACAAAATTTCTGGAATTACCGGTTTTTATCAATGCCGCTTTGGACAGAAATCATAGAGTTTCTGAAAGACATCGTCGGTGATCAAACCAAGTCTGCCGGCCTTTTCAAGTAATCTGCGACACCCGTATGTATCACCCGTCTTTGCAGAATGGGTGCATAATCTGGTCAGTACATTCTCCACCATGTTCAGGACCGCCGTCCGCATCTGATCAGACCATGCATCATACATCTTCATAAACGGCTCA
This genomic window from candidate division WOR-3 bacterium contains:
- a CDS encoding T9SS type A sorting domain-containing protein, with amino-acid sequence MLSILILFITMNSRIIQNVQFELDDFTAEQRGQYTKLRMVGCELTDEIGAPELPVKSIKLALPHGAEITDIKILSTDFQRLPQKSPVSYVHKPVILSQKELKTFTEPNTTIYESDKPYPENIIEYKGTGVYDNQQICELLIHPVQYLPSSQELIFYNRIEFAVDYKGGVKRPAGGGYITKIVLNPEDVIKTDNGSYREYLEYLIISNPPLDTVFQRLADWKTKKGILTKIRTVDWIISHYSGEDNAARIRNYLKSLADSNTTYVLLGGDTDIIPCRFAYAMSCSAGFWPGREDTMPCDLYYADLQGTWDLDGDGSYGEIEDSIDLYPDLIVGRAPVNTVSEAQKFVEKVLLYEKNPDLNYLTNAIFAADVLWSNPYTDQGIHKNKIDAESFPPYFNITKLYYSQGNLSPNSVKNALRQGQGLFNHDGHGWIDVMGAGTGYLHNIDFDTLTNEPMYGIAVSIGCWTTAFDFDAIAESFVNSPHGGGVAFIGNSSYGWGSPGNPGFGYSDRFDSRIFYSLLVEDNFHLGSALSQAKIHFIPYSREKNVYRWHQYQLNLLGDPEMCVWTDTPESLSVSYPQSIPIGNSRILISVRNKNNGAPVKNALVCLMKNNESYASGYTDTDGTIFLDAGAATSGNFDLTVTAHNYLPVEETIPVINGSYVNYLGWSLNDASGNNDGIANPGEEIYIDVAIKNTGNAVANNVSLILHSQDSMIVVQDSTQSAGSLNPGDSVYINNAFRVTVGWATNGYGIDFNLEITDASRTVNYHPVMLVGTPVFGFGEMSVAEPPTMPGDTESVYLQIENRGFGYAHTPIVTLNTSDPYITLLSDSLMPADIPPESSLTVGPFTVHVLSGCPPGHHPLLTFTIVSESCSYTADKTLIVGETGFSDDMESGTGQWTTSGTNNLWHLTTYRSFSPTHSWYCGDSITHHYTNNMDCFIQTTPFMLGENSILKFYRWFSVPLYGSDGIYVIIIGNGFRDTLDFIGTGGALSGRGIQSEWFEEKYSLADYPAGDTIQVRLSFVSDGDGDVGEGFYIDNFNVENITMIEEHTDTEPTPLLFMVLPNPFTRKIDIRFGNTQNNPITTLRIYDVSGRLIKQFTVESLKDVQTVTWNGTDNTGKKMPAGIYFIQVMSENTTITRKAIMLR